A genomic region of Trypanosoma brucei brucei TREU927 chromosome 3, complete sequence contains the following coding sequences:
- a CDS encoding small GTP-binding protein, putative (similar to SP:Q9D0P8: Putative GTP-binding protein RAY-like (RAB-like protein 4). [Mouse] {Mus musculus}), translating to MVNLRLQVAVVGAPTVGKTAFVQMLHSNGTTFPKNYLMTLGCDFIVKEVPVDDDNTVEMIIFDVSGQREYEPMVSSYLQNTAVFIVMYDVSNKVTFEACARWVNQVRTNSKESVGILIANKSDLSDKAEVTDRQGKDLANANKMKFYKISTLRGVGITEPIDEIARHYVDAYQKRIEQLTQMR from the coding sequence ATGGTAAACTTGCGTCTTCAGGTGGCCGTAGTTGGCGCACCAACGGTCGGGAAAACTGCATTTGTGCAAATGCTTCACAGCAACGGCACAACATTTCCTAAGAATTACCTCATGACGTTGGGTTGCGACTTTATTGTAAAGGAGGTTCctgttgatgatgataatacgGTGGAAATGATAATATTTGATGTGTCAGGCCAGCGCGAGTATGAACCTATGGTTTCTTCGTACCTACAAAACACTGCAGTGTTCATAGTCATGTACGATGTTTCCAATAAAGTTACATTTGAGGCCTGCGCACGTTGGGTGAATCAGGTGAGGACGAACAGTAAAGAGAGTGTTGGAATTCTCATTGCAAATAAATCCGACCTCAGTGATAAGGCTGAAGTGACGGACCGGCAGGGGAAAGATCTCGCAAATGCAAATAAGATGAAGTTCTACAAAATATCCACTTTGCGAGGTGTTGGCATCACTGAGCCCATTGATGAGATTGCGCGGCATTACGTTGACGCATATCAAAAACGTATTGAACAACTCACCCAAATGAGGTAA
- a CDS encoding tryptophanyl-tRNA synthetase, putative has translation MTEAVVTPWSVEGDVNYDKLIKDFGSHAIDEALLERIERVLGKKPHHFLRRGIFFSHRDLNLLLDVYESGQPFYLYTGRGPSSESMHMGHLIPFMFTKWLQDSFRVPLVIQMTDDEKFYFRNIPMEQVEAMTTENIKDIIAMGFDPELTFIFRDFDYMGCMYRTVAKIERAFTASQVRGCFGFAMEDNCGRWMFPAIQAAPSFSAAFPHIFPPSMGNVFCLIPQAIDQDPYFRLTRDIAPRLGYLKPAVIHSKFFPGLSGPKGKMSSSSGTAVLLTDTEKMVKDKINKHAFSGGGATKQEHFLLGANVEVDVPIQWLSFFLEDDEELARVKKEYMLGRIMTGEVKKLLINTITAITKTHQEKRKLVTDEDVQLFTSTRIMGPAKKAATQ, from the coding sequence atgaCTGAAGCCGTTGTAACACCGTGGTCTGTCGAGGGTGACGTAAATTATGATAAACTAATAAAAGACTTTGGAAGTCACGCCATCGATGAGGCATTGCTGGAACGGATTGAACGGGTTCTGGGGAAGAAACCGCATCATTTCCTCCGTCGAggaattttcttttcccatagGGATTTGAACCTTCTATTGGACGTGTACGAGTCCGGTCAACCTTTTTATCTCTACACTGGCAGAGGTCCAAGCAGCGAGTCCATGCATATGGGTCATTTGATTCCTTTCATGTTTACTAAGTGGCTTCAGGACTCCTTTAGGGTACCCCTCGTGATACAAATGACAGATGATGAGAAGTTTTATTTCCGTAATATCCCAATGGAACAAGTCGAGGCCATGACAacagaaaatataaaagataTTATCGCTATGGGGTTCGACCCCGAGTTAACTTTCATTTTCCGTGACTTTGATTATATGGGATGCATGTACCGTACCGTTGCCAAGATTGAGAGGGCCTTCACTGCGAGTCAAGTACGTGGTTGCTTTGGTTTTGCAATGGAAGACAACTGTGGCCGCTGGATGTTTCCTGCTATACAGGCTGCACCATCTTTCTCAGCAGCTTTTCCTCATATCTTTCCACCATCGATGGGAAATGTGTTTTGTCTCATTCCACAGGCCATTGATCAGGATCCATATTTCCGCCTGACACGTGACATCGCCCCACGTCTCGGTTATTTAAAGCCGGCGGTGATTCATTCCAAGTTCTTCCCCGGATTAAGTGGcccaaaaggaaagatgagTTCATCTTCCGGTACTGCAGTGCTGTTGACGGATACAGAAAAGATGGTGAAGGATAAAATTAACAAACATGCCTTTAGCGGCGGTGGGGCAACCAAGCAAGAGCACTTTCTTCTTGGCGCCAACGTGGAGGTGGATGTTCCTATACAGTggctgtctttttttcttgaagatgatgaagagcTCGCGCGAGTGAAGAAGGAGTATATGTTAGGTCGTATCATGACAGGAGAGGTGAAGAAGTTATTAATTAACACAATAACGGCCATCACGAAAACTCATCAGGAGAAACGGAAATTGGTGACAGACGAGGACGTACAGCTCTTCACAAGCACTCGCATAATGGGTCCGGCTAAGAAGGCGGCAACCCAGTGA
- a CDS encoding syntaxin, putative (similar over 241aa to Syntaxin 7 (Swiss-Prot:O15400) [Homo sapiens;]) produces the protein MDDPSWQRNCDMLTHALQSLERSTSQIKRSTNKLVTLRDIAQERDKVKKVTSAANAKDVHAVHDALAFLEKYMRLHPTQLRGQGVKLSTEAQVVLENYKKSCDVFYKKCISLEESLRKNSATTRVRIGTGDGSDVDDFDDEGESLLPRGATAGSAQRQAFEDDLHNEIMAERVRETSEIAESVRDINELFNHINSLVAEQGVGLEIIEENVTRSSAATRNAVGHLQQARDSQQRSGRDKMFIFLIVVLMIMLLLVAYHKV, from the coding sequence ATGGACGATCCAAGTTGGCAGCGCAATTGTGATATGCTGACGCATGCGTTGCAATCGTTGGAACGCAGTACCTCCCAAATAAAGCGCAGCACAAATAAACTTGTCACCTTACGTGACATTGCGCAAGAGAGAGATAAGGTAAAGAAAGTAACGAGTGCAGCAAATGCGAAAGATGTGCATGCCGTTCACGATGCTTTGGCTTTTCTGGAAAAATATATGCGACTGCATCCCACGCAGCTGCGTGGACAGGGAGTGAAACTCAGTACGGAGGCTCAAGTTGTGCTAGAAAACTACAAAAAATCATGTGATGTCTTCTATAAAAAGTGCATTTCACTGGAAGAATCATTACGAAAGAACAGTGCAACGACACGTGTGAGGATTGGGACTGGTGATGGAAGTGATGTGGATGATTTTGATGATGAGGGAGAAAGTTTATTACCACGTGGAGCCACTGCGGGATCTGCGCAGCGGCAGGCATTTGAGGATGATCTCCATAACGAAATCATGGCTGAGAGGGTCCGTGAGACATCAGAGATAGCAGAGAGTGTAAGGGATATTAATGAGTTATTTAATCACATTAACTCATTAGTAGCAGAGCAGGGTGTGGGTTTGGAAATTATCGAGGAAAATGTTACGAGGTCGTCCGCTGCGACGAGGAATGCGGTGGGACATCTTCAACAGGCGCGTGATAGCCAACAGAGATCTGGACGTGACAAGATGTTTATATTTCTTATCGTTGTATTAATGATCATGCTATTGCTCGTTGCGTACCATAAAGTATGA